One stretch of Zingiber officinale cultivar Zhangliang chromosome 6B, Zo_v1.1, whole genome shotgun sequence DNA includes these proteins:
- the LOC121989452 gene encoding leucine-rich repeat protein 1-like has product MAIAGDAATGIIVVVVAAALLSQSSVSSNSEGDALYALRKSLSDPDNVLQSWDPTLVNPCTWFHITCNQDNRVTRVDLGNSNLSGHLVPELGHLEHLQYLELYKNNIQGTIPAEFGNLKSLISLDLYNNNISGVIPPMLGKLKSLVFLRLNDNHLTGQIPRELVKISTLKVVDVSNNDLCGTIPTTGPFEHFPLNNFENNPRLEGPELQGLALYDTNC; this is encoded by the exons ATGGCCATCGCCGGCGATGCAGCCACAGGAATCATAGTGGTGGTCGTGGCGGCGGCTTTGCTCTCGCAGTCGTCGGTCTCGTCCAACTCCGAGGGGGATGCTCTGTACGCGCTGCGGAAGAGTCTTTCGGATCCTGACAACGTGCTTCAGAGCTGGGATCCGACGCTTGTGAATCCCTGCACTTGGTTCCATATCACTTGCAACCAAGACAATCGTGTCACTCGAGT GGACTTGGGCAATTCAAATCTATCTGGCCATCTTGTTCCTGAACTTGGACATCTTGAACACCTGCAATATTT GGAGCTCTACAAAAACAATATTCAAGGAACAATACCAGCAGAATTTGGTAATCTGAAGAGTCTCATTAGCCTAGACTTGTATAATAACAATATCTCCGGTGTCATCCCTCCGATGCTAGGGAAGTTGAAGTCCCTAGTGTTCTT ACGGCTCAATGATAACCATTTGACTGGTCAAATTCCAAGAGAACTGGTTAAAATTTCTACACTTAAAGTTGT GGATGTATCAAACAATGACCTTTGTGGAACAATTCCCACTACTGGACCATTTGAACACTTCCCCTTAAACAA TTTTGAAAACAATCCACGTCTGGAAGGTCCAGAGTTGCAGGGCCTCGCATTGTATGACACAAACTGCTGA